A genomic window from Vitis riparia cultivar Riparia Gloire de Montpellier isolate 1030 chromosome 18, EGFV_Vit.rip_1.0, whole genome shotgun sequence includes:
- the LOC117906485 gene encoding uncharacterized protein LOC117906485 — MFRIYYSQEPKLHAWLTECNIEFECPDDMCFLPSPTLEALISHKRSSLIMCWLKYNTGLSPFSAVSYCAQISDHLMKTDEPRFMIKLAHFLYHAHCKKFIMESMLYGLCTRMPVIDGSNCIRRQKNVTLVSAPGSKWKILFGPSNPFSENNYVDIGKVYAEGGQFAGECTPKGVILSFLSTYTRAVDLPELHPPNVVLKVASSKLTSEQGFLLLDWIRFLRTKGSNIPAKFIESIRDGRWMKTYSGFNSPNRCILPDEAGKTIFGMMRTVVERFSILDQDFYMNRITLYADELKFLGVRFGSDGVQKLLVDRFKSLAASGMSKECAFSLLMFIRILKGKNMLDEAWLGVMREGKWLKTFNGYNAPRGSVFLQSEIEANAILTITSLPLVDTGFYGCNLSSFSSELTLLGVVLGMKVYELVEESLNFPADLSSLTWDSGFLILKCIRYLGSATSSLVEKTRNQRWLKTSCGFKRPLESVLVNPKFMRLLDAFEVPIIDEAFYGNTIRSFAAELKAIGVADDLSSALKLIVTQFKSFLSSSSLTPVKVISLLECIREINENVSSQLQELHQCLLGEKWLRTRNGYRTPSESILFSSKWGTISLFVDLPLIDDSFYGIVIYGFEDELKMLGVITGFEGGAPFVARGLTRPIEPRFVTDLGTIALLECIKYLMSKSNDQPLLDNFFSNLMRSKWLKTRKGYKKPEECILFDPTWEVILEETDAPMIEHAFYKSEIFMYKNQLRAIGVKVDPGDVCSLLSRYLMSLTETSSITRVYNFLHMFNWKPELPDKDYQVWVINHNGNSGGEWVNSQLCILHDKDNVFNSHLYALDKCYQKELLPFFSSAFAVAEFPSIDDYMWLWDSLVMRVNSQVTAKECCSFWDYILKNWSPHTEDFLKKRLTKVPATTSTSERIHLVSKELVFIPDDLQLKHFFSSIDGIPLFVWLPKCKSFSTVHPMRLFEIYESLGVRKISGSVECHASISHSLDQYKMDPRNGLIGRGLVRIVLGFIAGPRVSMPVEERHKVAKLLLDLSVFESREPILVSYQLLLTADKTLEVEARKLVFWDKNSCRLLIDKSGYEDRKSNIKFVSCFAREIAEGLLACEKADAIENLSKIIQIGFMFEFKEESMVTLLTSENLELFAEDEKFLDAACLLSKQSPVIRSLPVTPPIDDNSQLLTQPNLKESRWRKVPNYPDPPKFSSSLYPKRRSQQLELLSPPTPEFSQKKPRQ; from the coding sequence ATGTTTAGGATTTATTATTCTCAGGAGCCTAAACTTCACGCTTGGCTAACTGAATGCAATATTGAGTTTGAATGCCCTGATGACATGTGTTTCTTGCCCAGCCCTACATTGGAAGCTCTTATAAGCCATAAGAGAAGTTCATTAATTATGTGTTGGCTTAAATATAACACAGGTTTAAGCCCTTTTTCGGCGGTTTCTTATTGTGCTCAGATATCTGATCATCTAATGAAGACAGATGAACCTAGATTTATGATTAAACTTGCCCATTTTCTTTATCACGCGCATTGCAAAAAGTTCATAATGGAGTCAATGCTTTATGGTTTATGTACAAGAATGCCTGTCATTGATGGATCCAATTGCATCAGAAGGCAAAAGAACGTGACTCTTGTCTCTGCACCAGGGAGCAAATGGAAGATATTGTTTGGACCAAGTAATCCATTCTCAGAAAATAATTATGTTGATATAGGGAAGGTGTATGCTGAAGGTGGTCAGTTTGCTGGAGAATGTACTCCCAAGGGAGTGATCCTTAGCTTTCTTAGCACATATACTAGAGCTGTGGACTTACCAGAATTACACCCTCCAAATGTTGTGTTGAAAGTGGCATCATCAAAATTGACAAGTGAACAAGGGTTTTTACTACTTGACTGGATCCGGTTTCTGAGAACCAAGGGTTCAAATATACCAGCAAAGTTTATTGAAAGCATTCGAGATGGAAGGTGGATGAAAACATACTCGGGATTTAATTCGCCAAATCGATGCATTCTTCCTGATGAAGCcggaaaaactatttttgggaTGATGAGGACTGTTGTTGAGAGATTTTCTATTCTAGACCAGGACTTCTATATGAACCGGATTACCCTGTATGCAGATGAGCTGAAATTTCTTGGTGTGAGATTTGGGTCGGATGGTGTGCAAAAACTTCTTGTTGATCGCTTTAAGTCCCTTGCTGCTTCTGGAATGAGTAAAGAGTGTGCATTTTCCTTGCTGATGTTTATCCGTAtcttaaagggaaaaaatatgCTGGATGAGGCATGGCTGGGAGTAATGAGGGAGGGCAAATGGCTGAAAACTTTCAATGGCTATAATGCTCCAAGGGGATCTGTTTTCCTGCAATCTGAAATAGAGGCTAATGCTATTTTGACTATTACAAGCCTCCCCCTTGTTGATACTGGGTTTTATGGTTGTAATCTTAGTTCTTTCTCATCTGAACTAACGTTACTTGGAGTTGTGTTGGGTATGAAGGTTTATGAATTGGTTGAGGAGAGTTTGAACTTTCCTGCTGACTTGTCATCCCTGACTTGGGACAGTGGTTTCTTGATACTTAAATGCATCAGATACTTGGGGTCTGCTACAAGTTCCTTGGTTGAAAAGACCAGGAATCAACGATGGTTAAAAACCAGTTGTGGATTCAAACGTCCCTTGGAATCTGTTCTTGTTAACCCAAAATTCATGCGTTTGTTGGATGCTTTTGAGGTTCCCATAATCGATGAAGCCTTTTATGGAAATACAATCAGGTCTTTCGCAGCCGAATTGAAGGCAATTGGGGTGGCTGATGATCTTAGCAGTGCATTAAAGCTGATAGTCACTCAATTTAAGTCATTCTTATCTTCTTCCAGCCTGACTCCTGTCAAAGTGATTTCACTACTAGAATGCATcagagaaataaatgaaaatgtgtCTTCACAGTTGCAGGAACTCCATCAATGCTTGTTGGGGGAGAAGTGGTTAAGGACTCGTAATGGTTACAGGACCCCCAGTGAATCAATACTATTCAGCTCTAAATGGGGAACCATATCTTTATTTGTTGATCTGCCTCTCATTGATGATTCCTTTTATGGTATTGTCATATATGGCTTTGAGGATGAGCTAAAGATGCTGGGGGTCATAACTGGATTTGAAGGAGGAGCTCCATTTGTAGCCAGAGGTCTAACCCGGCCAATTGAACCTCGATTTGTGACTGACTTGGGTACAATTGCATTGCTAGAATGTATCAAGTATCTAATGTCAAAGTCTAATGACCAGCCCTtacttgataatttttttagcaaTTTAATGAGAAGCAAGTGGTTGAAAACTAGGAAAGGTTACAAAAAACCTGAGGAATGTATCCTGTTTGATCCAACCTGGGAAGTTATTCTGGAGGAGACTGATGCCCCAATGATTGAGCATGCATTTTACAAATCTGAAATATTTATGTACAAGAATCAGTTGAGGGCCATTGGAGTTAAGGTGGATCCTGGGGATGTATGCTCTCTTCTGTCAAGGTATCTTATGTCACTTACAGAGACTTCTTCAATTACAAGGGTATACAATTTCCTCCACATGTTCAATTGGAAGCCAGAATTGCCTGATAAAGACTATCAGGTATGGGTTATTAACCACAATGGTAACAGTGGAGGAGAATGGGTGAATTCTCAGCTTTGCATACTTCATGACAAGGACAATGTATTTAATTCCCACTTGTATGCACTTGACAAGTGTTACCAGAAGGAATTGTTGCCCTTTTTCTCTTCAGCATTTGCAGTTGCTGAATTTCCTTCGATTGACGATTACATGTGGCTCTGGGACAGCTTGGTCATGAGAGTTAATAGTCAAGTGACTGCCAAAGAATGCTGCTCTTTTTGGGACTACATTTTGAAGAACTGGAGTCCGCACACAGAGGATTTCCTGAAGAAGAGGTTAACCAAAGTGCCCGCCACCACATCTACAAGTGAGAGAATCCATCTAGTGAGCAAGGAACTGGTGTTTATCCCTGATGACTTGcaattgaaacattttttttctagtatAGATGGAATTCCACTCTTTGTATGGTTGCCCAAGTGCAAGAGCTTTTCTACTGTTCATCCAATGAGATTGTTTGAGATTTATGAGTCTCTTGGAGTAAGAAAGATATCTGGTTCTGTTGAGTGCCATGCGAGTATTTCACATTCTTTGGATCAATATAAGATGGATCCGAGAAATGGATTGATAGGAAGAGGTCTCGTCAGAATTGTATTGGGGTTTATTGCTGGTCCTAGGGTGAGCATGCCAGTGGAAGAGAGACATAAAGTTGCAAAACTACTGCTTGACCTCTCAGTATTTGAAAGCCGTGAACCAATTCTAGTCAGTTATCAATTGCTATTGACTGCAGACAAAACATTGGAAGTAGAAGCAAGGAAGCTGGTTTTTTGGGACAAGAATTCTTGTAGGCTGCTGATTGATAAATCAGGTTATGAAGAtcgaaaatcaaatattaaatttgtgaGTTGTTTTGCACGTGAAATTGCTGAAGGACTATTGGCATGTGAAAAAGCTGATGCAATCGAAAACCTGAGTAAGATAATCCAAATAGGTTTTATGTTTGAGTTTAAGGAGGAATCCATGGTTACCTTGCTTACAAGTGAGAATTTGGAGCTCTTTGCGGAGGATGAGAAGTTCCTTGATGCTGCATGCCTCTTGTCAAAACAGTCTCCAGTGataagatctcttcccgtcaCGCCTCCAATAGATGACAACTCACAACTGTTGACGCAACCAAACCTCAAGGAGAGCCGTTGGAGAAAAGTTCCAAACTATCCAGATCCTCCGAAGTTCAGTTCTTCTCTTTATCCAAAGCGCAGGTCTCAACAGCTGGAGTTATTAAGCCCACCTACGCCAGAATTTTCCCAGAAGAAGCCCCGACAATGA
- the LOC117907258 gene encoding transcription factor RAX3-like has product MGRAPCCDKANVKKGPWSPEEDAKLKSYIEQHGTGGNWIALPQKIGLKRCGKSCRLRWLNYLRPNIRHGGFSEEEDNIICSLYISIGSRWSVIAAQLPGRTDNDIKNYWNTRLKKKLLGKQRKEQQARRGSCPKQEMKRASGNAMVSDNENLNPYWPELPVPAPIPYPNEEPRFNDHSSIRRLLIRLGGRFSDDGQPLQNGTNLQLPIDISSVQQPFDHSVNFLSSSPMNTLNNPRSEFPNAEYNMEGGGLHMLQGQNSFLAELEEMACSNPQRLDGLEFLYAQDMANNKPGSTAYEQSLSWGETSSLVYPPVASNYEGLQQQGVTQEHDFEELRYPTPR; this is encoded by the exons ATGGGGAGGGCACCTTGCTGTGACAAAGCCAACGTCAAGAAAGGCCCATGGTCGCCTGAAGAAGATGCCAAGCTCAAGTCATATATTGAGCAGCATGGCACTGGTGGTAATTGGATCGCTTTGCCACAAAAAATTG GCCTCAAGAGATGTGGGAAGAGCTGCCGCCTTAGATGGTTAAACTATCTCCGCCCAAATATCAGGCACGGAGGATTCtctgaagaagaagataacATCATCTGTAGCCTCTATATAAGTATTGGAAGCAG GTGGTCTGTTATTGCAGCGCAATTGCCAGGACGAACTGACAATGATATAAAGAACTACTGGAATACGAGACTGAAGAAGAAGCTCCTTGGTAAGCAGCGCAAAGAACAACAGGCTCGCAGAGGTAGCTGCCCGAAGCAAGAGATGAAAAGAGCAAGTGGGAACGCCATGGTTTCTGATAATGAAAACTTAAACCCTTACTGGCCTGAGTTGCCCGTGCCAGCACCAATACCGTACCCAAACGAAGAACCACGCTTCAACGATCATTCATCCATCAGAAGATTGTTAATCAGGCTTGGAGGAAGATTTTCTGATGACGGACAACCACTCCAAAACGGGACAAATCTTCAGCTCCCGATTGATATTTCATCCGTTCAACAACCTTTTGACCACTCAGTAAACTTTCTGTCTTCTTCTCCTATGAATACCCTAAACAACCCTCGTTCTGAATTTCCAAACGCTGAGTACAATATGGAAGGGGGAGGGCTACACATGCTACAAGGACAGAACAGTTTTTTAGCTGAGCTGGAGGAGATGGCTTGTAGCAACCCACAAAGATTAGATGGGCTGGAGTTCTTATATGCGCAGGACATGGCCAATAACAAACCCGGATCAACTGCTTATGAGCAAAGTCTCAGTTGGGGTGAGACGAGCTCTCTGGTTTATCCTCCTGTTGCTTCCAACTATGAAGGTCTTCAACAGCAAGGGGTGACGCAAGAACATGATTTTGAAGAGTTGAGGTACCCTACCCCGCGATAA